From one Paenibacillus sp. FSL K6-1330 genomic stretch:
- a CDS encoding MerR family transcriptional regulator, whose amino-acid sequence MGDTFSIKQVSERTGLTEDAIRYYEKIGLLPPPERKDNGHRVYHLEDAETMELIICLKKTGMSLEDMKAYVHLPFKENIQSVPELNAMLQNYRQKITVQISDLQRILRFIDDKLIHNQSLLNPDRTTSEES is encoded by the coding sequence ATGGGAGACACATTCTCCATCAAACAAGTGTCTGAACGAACCGGATTGACCGAGGATGCCATTCGCTATTACGAAAAAATCGGGCTCCTCCCTCCTCCCGAAAGGAAAGATAACGGCCATCGTGTCTATCACCTGGAGGATGCCGAGACTATGGAATTGATCATATGCCTGAAGAAGACAGGAATGTCGCTGGAGGATATGAAAGCCTATGTGCATCTTCCCTTTAAGGAAAATATTCAGTCCGTTCCGGAGCTGAACGCCATGCTCCAGAATTACCGTCAGAAAATTACCGTTCAAATTTCGGACCTGCAGCGCATTCTGCGGTTCATCGATGACAAGTTGATCCATAATCAGTCCCTGCTTAATCCCGATAGGACGACCAGCGAAGAATCTTAA